In Megalopta genalis isolate 19385.01 chromosome 17, iyMegGena1_principal, whole genome shotgun sequence, a single genomic region encodes these proteins:
- the LOC117222817 gene encoding uncharacterized protein LOC117222817, protein MDSSINVALYCIDLDDWRIYIYSQHRRYPHYQFLRRYVLENMNASFVVFACLIVAIIPSAMVQLVPSNQPCTAEGYFEIVDGTCRNYYICIFNGAAIVSYDLTCVTPTLFDPTMGICVTGYTCTQSTPVTACTISGKYPISGTACKQYHVCLIYQGIVINRYLTCQNSTIFNPTNQACVLPSSYKCPS, encoded by the coding sequence ATGGATTCGTCAATAAATGTTGCATTATACTGTATTGACTTAGACGATTggcgtatatacatatattcgcaaCACCGACGATATCCTCATTATCAGTTTCTGAGACGCTACGTGCTGGAAAACATGAACGCGTCTTTTGTGGTGTTCGCTTGTCTTATTGTTGCTATCATCCCATCGGCAATGGTTCAACTAGTCCCTTCTAATCAACCCTGCACAGCGGAAGGCTACTTCGAGATCGTGGATGGAACATgcagaaattactatatttgcATTTTCAACGGTGCGGCAATAGTATCGTACGACTTAACATGTGTTACACCAACCCTTTTTGACCCCACTATGGGCATATGCGTGACGGGGTACACTTGCACTCAATCAACACCGGTGACTGCGTGTACAATTAGTGGAAAATATCCAATTTCGGGTACTGCATGTAAGCAATATCACGTCTGCTTAATTTACCAGGGTATCGTCATAAATCGGTATCTGACATGCCAAAATAGTACGATATTCAACCCCACGAACCAGGCGTGTGTGCTACCTTCTAGTTATAAGTGTCCAAGTTAA
- the LOC117222816 gene encoding uncharacterized protein LOC117222816 gives MKPSFGVYACLIVAILPSARVQLVLSNQPCKSQGNFEIVDGTCKNYYICIFNGVALQSYNLVCAPPTLFNPAIGVCIKGYDCQQPPPTSTTADSTTTPTIDSTPSSSPSTTDSTPSPSTTDSTPSSSPSTTDSTPSSSSSTTDSTLSPTTIDSTPSSSPSTTDSTPSSSPSTTDSTLSPTTIDSTPSSSPSTTDSTPSSSPSTTDSTPSPSKTTTTDSTPSLTITTVSSLPPPSLTSTTTNSTSPLTTTTTDSTPPPTTTNSTPAPTTTTDSTLSPTTTTDLIPSPTKTTISTPPPSPPPTTTTDSTPAPTTTTDSTPSPTTTTDLIPSPTTTTISTPPPSPPPTTTTDSTPAPTTTTDSTPAPTTTTDLIPSPTTTTISTPPPSPPPTTTTDSTSTKTPEPTPTPTPEPTPTPTLEPTPTVTPAIECTRNGRFSVGDPTCKMYRVCYFYENIVINRILTCPNNLIFNPRTETCVLPSSTYACTRNSTSPNTTTTKFTTTSTSTTPSSSTTPTAFECSRNGKFQIPGTACKEYYVCYFYQDILINRYMTCPNSTIFNPVTQTCVLPSSYKCPSS, from the coding sequence ATGAAGCCGTCTTTTGGAGTGTACGCTTGTCTTATTGTTGCTATCCTTCCATCAGCAAGGGTTCAACTAGTCCTTTCTAATCAACCCTGCAAATCGCAAGGCAATTTCGAGATCGTCGATGGAACGTGCAAAAATTACTATATTTGCATTTTCAATGGTGTGGCATTACAATCGTACAACTTAGTATGTGCTCCACCAACTCTTTTCAACCCCGCTATCGGCGTATGCATAAAGGGATACGATTGCCAACAACCACCGCCAACTTCAACAACGGCAGATTcgacaacaacaccaacaattGATTCGACACCATCATCATCACCATCAACAACTGATTCGACACCATCACCATCAACAACTGATTCGACACCATCATCGTCACCATCAACAACTGATTCGacaccatcatcatcatcatcaacaACTGATTCGACACTATCACCAACAACAATTGATTCGACACCATCATCGTCACCATCAACAACTGATTCGACACCATCATCATCACCATCAACAACTGATTCGACACTATCACCAACAACAATTGATTCGACACCATCATCGTCACCATCAACAACTGATTCGACACCATCATCGTCACCATCAACAACTGATTCGACACCATCACcatcaaaaacaacaacaactgaTTCGACACCATCACTAACAATAACAACTGTTTCGTCACTACCACCACCATCActaacatcaacaacaactaaTTCGACGTCACcactaacaacaacaacaactgatTCGACACCACCACCAACAACAACTAATTCGACACCagcaccaacaacaacaactgatTCGACACTatcaccaacaacaacaactgatTTGATACCATCACCAACAAAAACAACTATTTCGacaccaccaccatcaccaccaccaacaacaacaactgatTCGACACCagcaccaacaacaacaactgatTCGACACCatcaccaacaacaacaactgatTTGATACCatcaccaacaacaacaactatttcgacaccaccaccatcaccaccaccaacaacaacaactgatTCGACACCagcaccaacaacaacaactgatTCGACACCagcaccaacaacaacaactgatTTGATACCatcaccaacaacaacaactatttcgacaccaccaccatcaccaccaccaacaacaacaactgatTCGACATCAACAAAAACGCCCGAACCGACACCAACACCAACGCCTGAACCGACACCAACACCAACGCTTGAACCGACACCAACAGTAACGCCTGCGATTGAATGTACAAGAAACGGAAGATTTTCAGTTGGGGACCCTACTTGTAAGATGTATCGGGTCTGTTATTTTTATGAGAATATTGTCATAAATCGTATTTTAACATGTCCAAACAATTTGATATTCAATCCTCGGACCGAAACGTGTGTTTTACCATCATCTACTTATGCATGTACACGGAATTCGACATCGCCAAATACGACGACAACAAAGTTCACGACAACGTCAACTTCGACAACACCATCGAGTTCAACAACTCCAACAGCGTTTGAGTGTTCACGTAATGGAAAATTTCAAATTCCGGGTACAGCATGTAAAGAATATTACGTCTGCTATTTCTACCAGGATATCCTCATAAATCGGTATATGACATGCCCAAACAGTACGATATTCAACCCGGTAACCCAAACGTGTGTGCTACCTTCTAGTTATAAGTGTCCAtcaagttaa